A genomic window from Streptomyces sp. MST-110588 includes:
- a CDS encoding metallophosphoesterase, protein MAISDLHVRYEENRAIVEKLRPSSEADWLLVAGDVGEHVADIRWALTVLSDRFAKVVWAPGNHELWTPPNDPVQLRGAHRYDHLVEICRELGVVTPEDPYPVWEGAGGPAVIAPLFVLYDYTFRPPGAPTKEAALTLAEEAGVICTDEFLLHPDPYPTREAWCRARLETTEARLAAIPEDLPTVLVNHFPVVRQPTEPLWHPEFSLWCGTEATADWPRRFRATTVVYGHLHIPRLIHVDGIPHQEVSLGYPREWRRRTRPPGRPVQILPATTEA, encoded by the coding sequence ATGGCCATCAGCGACCTGCACGTCCGGTACGAGGAAAACCGCGCCATCGTCGAAAAGCTCCGCCCCTCCTCCGAGGCGGACTGGCTGCTGGTGGCCGGCGACGTCGGCGAGCACGTCGCCGACATCCGCTGGGCGCTGACCGTACTCAGCGACCGCTTCGCCAAGGTGGTGTGGGCCCCCGGCAACCACGAGCTGTGGACCCCGCCCAACGACCCCGTACAGCTTCGCGGCGCCCACCGTTATGACCACCTGGTGGAAATCTGCCGGGAGTTGGGCGTCGTCACACCCGAGGACCCCTACCCGGTCTGGGAGGGAGCCGGCGGCCCGGCCGTGATCGCCCCGCTGTTCGTCCTGTACGACTACACCTTCCGCCCACCGGGCGCCCCCACCAAAGAAGCGGCCCTGACGCTGGCCGAGGAAGCGGGGGTCATCTGCACCGACGAGTTCCTCCTCCACCCGGACCCTTACCCGACCAGGGAGGCGTGGTGCCGGGCCCGCCTGGAAACCACCGAAGCCAGGCTCGCCGCGATTCCCGAGGACCTGCCCACGGTCCTGGTCAACCACTTCCCCGTCGTCCGCCAACCCACCGAGCCGCTGTGGCACCCGGAGTTCTCCCTGTGGTGCGGCACCGAGGCCACCGCCGACTGGCCCCGCCGCTTCCGCGCCACCACCGTCGTCTACGGCCACCTCCACATCCCCCGCCTGATCCACGTCGACGGCATCCCCCACCAGGAAGTCTCCCTGGGCTACCCCCGCGAGTGGCGCCGCCGCACCCGCCCCCCGGGCCGCCCGGTCCAGATCCTTCCGGCAACGACGGAAGCATGA
- a CDS encoding MMPL family transporter → MSFTEEKHAARQRPGSSDVAPPPRGLVERTAAWSMAHRKLTLLLWIAVVILAYAASTVTGVREQEDADGLTGQSAVAERMLDNADFADDGIERVMIQARSGKLSAATADDVVASLRARYKTVNAVADVSEPVTSEDGRSVLLPVTLDLGTGDEKKKPKNVVGPMLKATEAEQRAHTGLRIEQLGKGSITKELSQKLNADFQRAEFISVPVTLLILLVAFGALLAAGLPVLLGITSVVFALGLAGVTSLLVPVDANQASLILLMGLAVGVDYSLFYIRRQREERALGKSPAAALRIAAATSGRAVLVSGLTVAFAMAGMFLSGNMLFYSLALGTVLVVLVAVLGSLTVLPAALAGLGDKIDRPRIPLLRRRTVVRGESRLWAAVLRPVLKAPGVSLLIGVAMLALAAPALGMKLKMPGDEDLPRSYAVMQTYDRLVEAFPTEGTAHTVAVEADKGRSGEVARLLTAIHDDAMATGQFAQSAKPDIALSRDGTVSRLELHVKGDAGGSEAKQTLQLLRNDLAPKTLKGADVDKWAVGGKTAFSTDFSDTLQDRLPLVFGFVTLLCLGVMLLAFRSVTLALLTAVLNVLSVAAAYGVLVLVFQGEWAESLLGFDSNGAVVSWLPLILFVVLYGLSMDYHIFVLSRVREGVGLGGSTHAAVRHGILTSAGVVTTAAVIMVAVFAVFATLSTLDMKQLGVGLAVAILLDATLIRGVLLPAALVLLGKRAWPKSRSVRQDPAVSHG, encoded by the coding sequence GTGTCCTTCACCGAAGAAAAGCACGCAGCGCGCCAGCGCCCCGGGTCCTCGGACGTGGCGCCGCCACCGCGTGGACTCGTGGAGAGAACAGCTGCTTGGAGCATGGCCCATCGCAAGCTGACCCTGCTGTTGTGGATCGCGGTCGTGATTCTGGCGTACGCGGCGAGCACGGTGACCGGAGTCCGCGAGCAGGAGGACGCCGACGGCCTCACCGGACAGTCCGCGGTCGCCGAACGGATGTTGGACAACGCGGACTTCGCGGACGACGGCATCGAGCGCGTGATGATCCAGGCGCGCAGCGGCAAACTCTCCGCCGCCACTGCCGACGACGTGGTCGCCTCTCTGCGCGCCCGGTACAAGACTGTGAACGCGGTCGCCGACGTCAGTGAACCGGTGACCTCTGAAGACGGCCGCAGCGTTCTGCTGCCGGTCACCCTCGACCTGGGCACCGGAGACGAGAAGAAGAAGCCCAAGAATGTCGTCGGTCCCATGCTGAAGGCGACCGAGGCGGAGCAGCGGGCCCATACCGGCCTCCGCATCGAACAGCTCGGCAAGGGCTCCATCACCAAGGAGTTGAGCCAGAAGCTCAACGCCGATTTCCAGCGCGCGGAGTTCATCAGCGTCCCGGTGACACTGCTCATCCTGCTGGTCGCGTTCGGCGCACTGCTCGCGGCGGGACTGCCGGTGCTACTCGGCATCACCTCGGTCGTCTTCGCACTCGGCCTGGCGGGCGTGACCTCGCTGCTCGTGCCCGTGGATGCCAATCAAGCCAGTCTGATCCTGTTGATGGGTCTCGCGGTCGGAGTTGACTACTCACTCTTCTACATCCGGCGACAGCGCGAAGAACGGGCGCTCGGGAAATCCCCCGCCGCGGCCCTGCGTATCGCCGCAGCTACCTCGGGGAGGGCCGTCCTGGTCTCCGGCCTGACGGTGGCATTCGCCATGGCCGGCATGTTCCTCTCCGGAAACATGCTGTTCTACTCGCTCGCCCTGGGCACCGTCCTGGTGGTCCTGGTGGCTGTGCTCGGCTCTCTCACGGTGCTTCCGGCCGCGCTCGCGGGCCTCGGCGACAAGATCGACCGACCTCGGATCCCCCTGCTTCGGCGGCGCACCGTCGTACGCGGTGAGAGCCGACTGTGGGCCGCCGTGTTGCGTCCCGTGCTCAAGGCACCGGGAGTGTCACTGCTGATCGGCGTGGCCATGCTGGCTCTGGCCGCACCCGCGCTCGGAATGAAGCTGAAGATGCCCGGTGACGAGGACCTGCCGCGCTCGTATGCGGTCATGCAGACCTACGACCGGCTGGTGGAGGCGTTCCCGACCGAGGGAACGGCGCATACCGTGGCGGTCGAGGCCGACAAGGGGCGATCCGGCGAGGTTGCCCGGCTGCTGACGGCCATCCACGACGACGCCATGGCGACCGGACAGTTTGCACAGTCAGCGAAGCCAGACATCGCGCTGTCGAGGGACGGCACGGTTTCCCGGCTTGAACTGCACGTAAAGGGGGACGCGGGTGGATCGGAGGCGAAGCAGACGCTGCAACTGCTGCGCAACGACCTGGCGCCGAAGACTTTGAAAGGAGCCGACGTCGACAAATGGGCAGTCGGGGGCAAGACAGCCTTCTCGACGGACTTTTCCGACACACTGCAGGACCGTCTGCCTCTGGTGTTCGGATTCGTCACCCTGCTCTGCCTCGGCGTCATGCTGCTCGCCTTCCGCTCTGTGACCCTGGCTCTGCTGACGGCCGTGCTCAACGTGCTTTCCGTAGCGGCGGCCTATGGAGTACTCGTCCTGGTCTTCCAGGGCGAGTGGGCCGAAAGCCTGCTGGGGTTTGACTCAAATGGAGCGGTGGTTTCCTGGCTCCCGCTGATTCTGTTCGTAGTCCTTTACGGGCTGTCGATGGACTATCACATCTTCGTTCTGAGCAGGGTGCGCGAGGGGGTCGGACTGGGAGGCTCCACACATGCGGCCGTTCGGCACGGCATCCTTACGTCCGCGGGCGTGGTCACCACAGCCGCTGTGATCATGGTTGCCGTCTTCGCGGTCTTCGCGACGCTGTCGACCTTGGACATGAAGCAGCTGGGTGTGGGACTTGCCGTCGCCATCCTCCTCGACGCCACCTTGATCCGCGGTGTGCTGCTGCCCGCAGCCCTTGTCCTGCTGGGCAAGAGGGCCTGGCCCAAGTCGAGATCTGTGCGGCAGGACCCGGCCGTCTCCCATGGGTGA
- a CDS encoding histidine kinase, which produces MDIDMPVTAPSKGWKDRLGRLFSRRAWRELTHTSVMLMWALGAGGLMLTVLAAGVMLTLLPLSALLLPDGAALLDAGIGTLWGSTSSALTGLVLLVAGLWLGRPLARAESDLAIRMLGPNQVDHLVRRTLDLEDSRSRMVDAAEQERQRIERDLHDGAQQRLLSVAMSLGRAKSRFDRDPDKARHLLVTAHEEVKAAMQELRDVTRGLHPSILTEQGLAPALAAVAARCPVPVELMVRLTERPSPGPKRSPITWSPSCSPISPSTQGRTGRP; this is translated from the coding sequence TTGGACATCGACATGCCGGTCACTGCGCCCAGCAAGGGCTGGAAGGACCGCCTGGGGCGGCTCTTCAGCCGTCGCGCCTGGCGTGAGCTGACGCACACCAGCGTGATGTTGATGTGGGCCCTCGGCGCCGGCGGGCTGATGCTGACGGTGCTCGCGGCAGGCGTGATGCTCACCCTGCTGCCGCTGTCCGCTCTGCTGCTGCCCGACGGAGCCGCGCTCCTCGACGCCGGCATCGGCACCCTGTGGGGCTCGACGTCCTCTGCGCTCACCGGGTTGGTCCTGCTGGTTGCCGGGCTGTGGCTCGGGCGGCCGTTGGCCCGCGCAGAGTCCGACCTGGCCATCCGCATGCTCGGCCCCAACCAGGTCGACCACCTTGTCCGGCGGACGCTGGACCTGGAGGACAGCCGCTCGCGCATGGTCGATGCCGCCGAGCAGGAGCGGCAGCGCATCGAGCGCGATCTTCACGACGGTGCACAGCAGCGGCTACTGTCGGTCGCGATGAGCCTGGGCAGGGCCAAGTCCCGGTTCGATCGGGACCCGGACAAGGCGCGACACTTGCTGGTGACCGCGCACGAGGAGGTCAAGGCCGCCATGCAGGAGTTGCGTGATGTCACTCGTGGTCTGCACCCGTCCATCCTCACCGAGCAGGGCCTGGCACCCGCTCTCGCGGCGGTGGCGGCCCGGTGCCCTGTCCCTGTCGAGCTCATGGTGCGTTTGACCGAGCGCCCCTCCCCCGGGCCGAAGCGGTCGCCTATTACGTGGTCTCCGAGTTGCTCACCAATATCACCAAGCACGCAAGGGCGGACGGGGCGTCCGTGA
- a CDS encoding ATP-binding protein gives MVSELLTNITKHARADGASVKVFREDELLRLTVSDDGIGGADPDRGSGIRGLRDRIRAVDGHLTLTSPFGGPTAVDVTLPWRA, from the coding sequence GTGGTCTCCGAGTTGCTCACCAATATCACCAAGCACGCAAGGGCGGACGGGGCGTCCGTGAAGGTCTTCCGGGAGGACGAACTGTTACGGCTCACAGTCAGCGACGACGGCATCGGCGGCGCCGACCCCGACCGGGGTTCAGGGATCCGCGGGCTGCGTGACCGGATCCGTGCGGTGGACGGCCATCTCACGCTGACCAGTCCGTTCGGCGGCCCGACCGCCGTCGATGTCACCCTTCCCTGGAGGGCATAG
- a CDS encoding response regulator transcription factor has protein sequence MLRVIIAEDSVLLRTGLAKLLADEDIDVVGQAGNTDELLALVTDLDPDLCVVDVRMPPTHTDEGLRAALTIRASDPARPILVLSQYVEARYASKLLAHGSAGIGYLLKDRVADVDEFVATLHRVADGSTALDSEVVSQILASHQKKDNGLAVLTPREREVLGLMAEGLSNSGLAGRLFITERAVEKHIRAIFTKLGLLPDDEGNRRVRAVLQYLDSLTDPLP, from the coding sequence ATGTTGCGCGTCATCATCGCGGAGGACTCCGTCCTGTTGCGCACCGGTCTCGCCAAGCTCCTCGCCGACGAGGACATCGACGTCGTCGGGCAGGCAGGAAATACTGACGAGTTGCTCGCCCTGGTCACTGACCTGGACCCGGATCTGTGTGTGGTGGACGTCCGGATGCCGCCCACCCACACCGACGAAGGGTTACGTGCCGCTCTGACGATCCGGGCCTCGGACCCGGCCCGTCCCATCCTCGTCCTGTCCCAGTACGTGGAAGCCCGCTACGCCTCCAAACTCCTCGCGCACGGCAGTGCCGGCATCGGGTATCTCCTCAAGGACCGCGTGGCCGACGTGGACGAGTTCGTGGCCACCTTGCACCGTGTCGCCGACGGCAGCACCGCCCTGGACTCCGAGGTGGTCAGCCAGATCTTGGCAAGTCACCAGAAGAAGGACAACGGTCTGGCAGTACTCACCCCGCGCGAACGGGAGGTGCTCGGGCTCATGGCCGAAGGTCTCAGTAACAGCGGCCTCGCCGGCCGTCTGTTCATCACCGAGCGGGCTGTCGAGAAGCACATTCGTGCCATCTTCACCAAGCTCGGCCTGCTGCCCGACGACGAGGGGAATCGTCGCGTACGAGCGGTACTGCAGTACCTCGACTCCCTGACCGACCCGCTTCCGTGA
- a CDS encoding DUF4097 family beta strand repeat-containing protein, translating into MYDTLASARSGPPQSRRHKRSVLRRVIRTLAILTGVTVVGGAAWYLLLFLVTATESSSAAIRPSVRKIELSIDSGDIEVDVVGQEEKPELYKKLTKSLRSPDETIKQDKDTLRVTTRCGEGMGQCASDYRLTVPVGTRIRAETRLGDVSVQGVQASVEGRTRIGSVRLERIAGDHLVAVSKNGALTLKDVKFGTAEATTELGDVLVEDIDAFERLTAVSKTGDVELRLPMTAGPFAVNAETKIGNRKVTVDQDSSSGASVNARTKIGDVTVRAN; encoded by the coding sequence ATGTACGACACCCTTGCCTCGGCCCGCTCGGGCCCGCCCCAGTCACGCCGCCACAAACGCTCCGTGCTGCGTCGCGTCATTCGTACCCTCGCGATCCTGACCGGCGTCACCGTGGTCGGTGGAGCCGCATGGTACTTACTGTTGTTCCTGGTCACCGCCACGGAGTCGAGTTCTGCCGCGATCAGGCCTTCGGTGCGGAAGATAGAACTTTCCATCGACAGCGGTGATATCGAGGTCGATGTGGTCGGGCAGGAGGAGAAGCCGGAGCTGTACAAGAAGCTGACCAAATCGCTGCGCTCACCCGACGAGACCATCAAGCAGGACAAGGACACTCTGCGCGTGACAACCCGCTGTGGTGAGGGCATGGGCCAGTGCGCGTCGGACTATCGCCTGACGGTGCCGGTCGGCACCCGGATCAGGGCCGAGACACGGTTGGGCGACGTCTCGGTGCAAGGCGTGCAGGCCTCGGTCGAAGGTCGTACGCGGATCGGAAGCGTCCGCCTGGAACGCATCGCCGGGGACCACCTCGTGGCCGTCAGCAAGAACGGCGCTCTCACGCTCAAGGACGTGAAGTTCGGCACCGCCGAGGCCACGACCGAGCTGGGTGACGTACTGGTCGAGGACATCGACGCGTTCGAGAGGCTGACAGCCGTCTCCAAGACCGGTGACGTGGAGCTGCGTCTCCCGATGACCGCCGGTCCGTTCGCCGTGAACGCCGAGACCAAGATCGGCAACCGGAAGGTGACAGTGGACCAGGACTCATCCTCCGGCGCGAGCGTCAATGCCCGGACGAAGATCGGCGACGTGACGGTCCGCGCGAACTGA
- a CDS encoding N-6 DNA methylase has protein sequence MTLAEIARLAGVGRAAVSNWRRRHPTFPLPVAGTDARPQFSLPEVREWLSAEGRLPEEPQPLDLLWPEYEALGSREAMGALVARIGLRLSGAGPAREEGLPPLNQAASDLLKRTLDTADAQALEGVFEQLLERWLRTHVRQVAATPEPLARLMHTVAVTVRGASVPRSVFDPACGTGMLLLAALGDATDGGSPAVVLGQDNDAVLAALTRARLALATASRTNQPDIRIAWGDSLRSNEFPTAQADMVLSNPPWNERDWGDAELATDARWVYGQPPRTESELAWVQHIISALSPDGVGVVLLPPAVASRRAGRRIRTALLQNGVLRAVVALPPGTTAPFGVGLHVWVLRSATSADSDASDPRVVLVDAARDLPTVPGGGVPWDALTDAVRRALRGEDVAGVVRVPVVELLDGEVDLTPARHVPDDTATTAADLKHGWTGFGRLLGDVSEAFDFLSTLAVSDERDQAWADIGELELADALTLKAGQALPEASLLRGDSPEGGIPVLVGRHFVDVPRLWVPAQLVRQGREDDSLTVTANGDVVVSALARAFDVQVETAAPAVLGPHMVAIRANPALLDPWFLAGCLHSAANARQAGTHSSTSSRVDVRKLRVPRLPLHEQQRLGDVHRRISDFDRHLDDLRASGRELRQALGELLFAGRLSTK, from the coding sequence GTGACCCTGGCCGAGATCGCACGCCTGGCCGGGGTGGGACGGGCGGCTGTGAGCAACTGGCGGCGGCGCCACCCGACCTTTCCGCTCCCGGTCGCAGGCACCGATGCCCGCCCCCAGTTCTCTCTGCCCGAGGTACGCGAATGGCTGAGCGCCGAGGGCAGACTGCCCGAGGAGCCACAACCCCTTGACCTGCTGTGGCCCGAGTACGAGGCACTGGGTTCACGGGAGGCCATGGGAGCACTGGTGGCTCGCATCGGCCTACGTCTGTCCGGCGCGGGTCCGGCCAGGGAAGAGGGCCTTCCCCCCTTGAACCAGGCAGCGTCCGACCTGTTGAAACGAACCTTGGACACCGCCGATGCGCAAGCTCTCGAGGGTGTTTTCGAGCAGCTGCTGGAGCGGTGGCTACGCACCCACGTGCGGCAGGTGGCAGCTACCCCGGAACCGCTGGCTCGCCTCATGCACACTGTCGCGGTCACGGTGCGGGGCGCATCAGTCCCGCGGTCAGTATTCGATCCTGCCTGTGGTACCGGCATGCTGCTCCTGGCCGCTCTGGGGGACGCCACGGACGGCGGCAGCCCCGCAGTCGTCCTCGGTCAGGACAATGACGCGGTGCTCGCCGCTTTGACCAGAGCCCGGTTGGCTCTGGCCACCGCCTCTCGAACCAACCAGCCCGACATCCGTATCGCATGGGGAGACTCACTGCGGTCCAATGAGTTCCCCACCGCCCAGGCGGACATGGTGCTCTCCAATCCGCCGTGGAACGAGCGGGACTGGGGCGATGCGGAGCTCGCCACCGATGCTCGCTGGGTGTACGGGCAGCCGCCACGGACTGAGTCCGAACTGGCCTGGGTACAGCACATCATCTCCGCGCTCTCCCCCGACGGTGTGGGCGTTGTACTGCTGCCGCCGGCAGTCGCATCACGCCGGGCCGGTCGGCGGATCCGTACTGCTCTGCTGCAGAACGGCGTGCTCCGAGCGGTCGTAGCTCTTCCGCCGGGAACAACCGCCCCGTTCGGAGTCGGCCTGCACGTGTGGGTACTTCGTTCCGCAACCTCTGCGGATTCCGATGCCAGTGACCCGCGGGTCGTCTTGGTGGATGCGGCCCGAGACCTCCCCACCGTTCCGGGAGGCGGTGTTCCCTGGGACGCGCTGACCGATGCCGTACGGCGAGCGCTACGGGGTGAGGACGTAGCGGGGGTTGTACGAGTGCCCGTCGTCGAACTCCTGGACGGCGAAGTGGATCTCACTCCGGCCCGGCACGTGCCGGATGACACCGCGACCACCGCGGCCGATCTGAAGCATGGATGGACTGGTTTCGGCCGCCTGCTCGGCGACGTGAGCGAAGCATTCGACTTCCTGTCGACCCTTGCTGTCTCGGACGAACGGGACCAGGCCTGGGCCGACATCGGCGAGCTCGAACTTGCCGACGCCCTCACCTTGAAGGCCGGCCAGGCCCTGCCGGAAGCATCGCTCCTGCGCGGGGACAGCCCAGAGGGCGGAATCCCGGTCCTGGTGGGCCGTCATTTCGTCGACGTCCCGCGTCTGTGGGTGCCTGCACAGCTGGTACGGCAGGGCCGCGAGGACGACTCGCTCACCGTGACCGCGAACGGAGATGTGGTCGTTTCGGCATTGGCACGCGCCTTTGACGTGCAGGTGGAAACCGCCGCCCCGGCCGTCCTCGGACCGCACATGGTGGCCATCCGAGCCAACCCCGCTCTCCTTGATCCATGGTTCCTGGCCGGGTGTCTGCACAGTGCCGCCAACGCCCGGCAAGCGGGAACACACTCGTCCACAAGCTCCCGCGTCGATGTACGGAAGCTGCGCGTTCCACGGCTACCGCTGCATGAGCAACAGCGGCTGGGGGATGTGCACCGACGGATCTCTGACTTCGACCGGCACCTGGACGACCTGCGCGCCTCGGGTAGGGAGCTTCGGCAGGCGCTCGGGGAACTGCTGTTCGCCGGGCGATTGTCGACGAAGTAG
- a CDS encoding serine/threonine-protein kinase — MRVGEVVADRYRVQAVVERGGMGAIWLGADLTTGARVAIKVLRLDAYAREDFAPAEWNRRLQELVRRFEREGRILADLDHPSIPRLLHHGRRGGEPCLVMEYVDGVSLRELLLRHRPLPVAAAASIAHPVAEGLSHAHARGVVHRDLKPGNILVSRVDGAVKLVDFGIAHLTDPEATRYTVLGATPGSVGYMAPEQIRGARDITPSADLYAFGCVLFELLTGARPFEDLPDRSRDIRHLEDAPPPPCLLNPCVPPALDALVSALLEKGPANRPESADVIADVLSRHLPRPGDPAPEPLMDPDPTARFRLPEGVARPSTASPQPGAITPPRAGSRGRGRDGWLNREDVRRQLDEAGRELDAQRPADACRRLPALLVRAEAEWGVGDPLVVQTRWLCTELDRLRGGTG; from the coding sequence GTGCGGGTAGGGGAAGTGGTCGCCGACCGCTACAGAGTGCAGGCCGTTGTCGAGCGCGGAGGTATGGGTGCCATCTGGCTCGGCGCTGACCTGACCACCGGAGCTCGTGTGGCGATCAAGGTCCTGCGCCTGGATGCCTACGCGCGTGAGGACTTCGCTCCTGCTGAGTGGAATCGCAGGCTGCAGGAGCTCGTCCGCCGATTCGAGCGAGAGGGCCGGATCCTCGCGGATCTCGACCATCCGTCCATCCCGCGGCTCCTCCATCACGGGCGCCGCGGAGGCGAGCCCTGCTTGGTGATGGAGTACGTGGACGGCGTCAGCCTTCGCGAACTGCTCCTGCGCCACCGGCCCCTTCCGGTCGCGGCAGCCGCATCCATCGCCCATCCGGTGGCCGAAGGGCTGTCACATGCGCATGCCCGCGGAGTCGTCCACCGTGACCTCAAGCCTGGGAACATCCTGGTCAGCCGGGTTGACGGCGCGGTGAAACTAGTCGACTTCGGTATTGCCCATCTGACCGACCCTGAGGCCACCCGGTACACCGTCCTAGGGGCCACACCTGGAAGCGTCGGCTACATGGCGCCGGAGCAGATCCGTGGTGCTCGGGACATCACGCCGTCGGCGGACCTGTATGCCTTCGGATGCGTTCTGTTCGAGTTGCTGACAGGGGCGCGGCCGTTCGAGGACCTTCCCGACCGCAGCAGGGACATCCGGCACCTCGAGGACGCTCCACCGCCCCCATGCCTGCTCAACCCCTGTGTACCGCCGGCTTTGGACGCCCTCGTCAGCGCGCTGCTGGAGAAGGGGCCCGCGAACCGACCGGAGAGCGCGGACGTGATCGCCGATGTGCTGAGCCGCCATCTGCCCCGCCCTGGCGACCCGGCTCCTGAACCGCTGATGGACCCCGACCCCACCGCGCGATTCCGCCTCCCGGAAGGTGTCGCTCGTCCGTCCACCGCATCACCGCAACCCGGTGCCATCACTCCGCCCCGTGCAGGTTCACGCGGTCGCGGTCGCGATGGCTGGCTCAACCGTGAGGATGTACGACGCCAGCTCGACGAGGCAGGTCGGGAGCTCGATGCGCAACGGCCGGCGGACGCTTGCCGGCGACTTCCTGCCCTGCTCGTGCGCGCCGAAGCCGAGTGGGGAGTTGGTGATCCCCTGGTGGTTCAGACGCGGTGGCTCTGTACGGAACTCGATCGGCTTCGTGGGGGAACGGGCTGA
- a CDS encoding PD-(D/E)XK nuclease family protein, whose translation MATLDAIEFEGLSVREALARLARDRRCLPAHQRWAAEAVGRYLQMREQYEAARRVEGRPATRPVKHQWSVIAKRDQADERGARRYERTAWGRRYASEDGSERELWLLSVNTLRTDRSEAEKAEAACVLARGVPVQSAFGDIHRPLADAPRLPRQVRVVGFGCGDGSHGILEDMSAEQAEQAYADRAREVLGRAVDSRSTRPGSSCVRCEALTGCTAVIRAPGILGVPAPRHFRKRRSLSTTDLRVHAVCPARYHLTRTLRLKPDAEESEAIRRGRAVDTWLNEQHVHGSCFHAPLPSALPGLSADAEAQALSMLAEHQSCCPLRSLPAGARVRVQPRLTVHDPELDVVLIADPDLLYAQGGGWVWHETKTASRRPWEGASLLQSYPQLAVAVLMIEAGALESDPRRCRIDLEVLHGQGPWYGEVDPADPGTLDEARRVVAELAASWVSDETYPARPGRHCAECEVRSCCPDASSPDTE comes from the coding sequence ATGGCGACGCTCGATGCGATCGAGTTCGAAGGGCTCTCCGTTCGGGAAGCACTCGCGCGTCTGGCCCGCGATCGCAGGTGCCTGCCCGCGCACCAGCGGTGGGCGGCAGAAGCAGTGGGCCGTTACCTTCAGATGCGGGAGCAGTACGAGGCCGCTCGCCGGGTCGAGGGGCGCCCTGCCACTCGGCCCGTGAAGCACCAGTGGTCGGTCATCGCCAAGCGTGACCAGGCCGACGAGCGCGGCGCCAGGCGCTACGAGCGCACCGCATGGGGCCGGCGCTACGCGTCCGAGGACGGCTCGGAGCGCGAACTGTGGCTGCTGTCCGTAAACACCCTGCGCACCGACCGGAGCGAGGCCGAGAAGGCGGAGGCAGCTTGTGTCCTCGCCCGCGGAGTGCCGGTGCAGTCGGCGTTCGGGGACATTCACCGCCCTCTGGCGGATGCGCCTCGACTCCCCCGCCAGGTCCGGGTCGTAGGTTTCGGCTGCGGTGACGGCAGCCACGGCATCCTCGAGGACATGTCGGCCGAACAGGCCGAACAGGCCTACGCCGACCGTGCTCGGGAGGTCCTGGGCCGTGCGGTGGACTCCAGGAGCACCCGCCCCGGCTCGTCGTGCGTGCGGTGCGAAGCGCTGACAGGGTGTACGGCGGTGATCCGCGCACCCGGCATCCTGGGCGTGCCGGCTCCCCGCCACTTCCGGAAGCGGCGCTCGCTGTCCACGACCGACCTGCGTGTCCACGCCGTATGTCCGGCGCGCTACCACCTCACCCGGACACTGCGCCTCAAGCCTGATGCCGAGGAGAGTGAGGCGATCCGGCGGGGACGAGCGGTCGACACCTGGCTGAACGAGCAACATGTGCACGGCAGTTGCTTCCACGCGCCGCTTCCTTCGGCCCTGCCCGGCCTGTCGGCCGACGCCGAGGCTCAGGCACTGAGCATGCTGGCCGAACATCAGAGCTGCTGTCCGCTCAGGTCGCTGCCCGCTGGTGCACGCGTACGCGTGCAGCCCCGGCTCACGGTCCACGATCCGGAGCTGGATGTCGTCCTGATCGCCGATCCCGATCTTCTGTACGCCCAGGGAGGCGGCTGGGTGTGGCACGAGACCAAGACTGCCTCCCGGCGCCCCTGGGAGGGGGCGAGTCTGCTGCAGAGCTATCCGCAACTCGCCGTCGCCGTCCTGATGATCGAGGCCGGCGCGCTGGAGAGCGACCCCCGCCGCTGCCGGATCGACCTGGAGGTGCTGCACGGGCAGGGCCCTTGGTACGGCGAGGTGGACCCGGCGGATCCCGGGACCCTGGACGAGGCGCGTCGGGTGGTGGCGGAACTCGCCGCATCCTGGGTTTCCGACGAAACCTACCCCGCACGCCCAGGCCGGCACTGCGCCGAGTGCGAGGTCCGCTCCTGCTGCCCTGACGCCTCCTCGCCGGACACCGAATGA